A genomic segment from Polyangium mundeleinium encodes:
- a CDS encoding alpha/beta fold hydrolase, with protein MSSVPVPSDLVYFTERGSGPPLLLIHGLMITGEMFEPVIEHLAARHRVIVPDLRGHGRSRGLAPPYTAAQLASDLSRLLDHLGIDSTAVLGYSQGGAIAQQLVLDHPRRCDHLVLACTYAFNMATFRERIEGHIVPFLVHALGMRRFAKLLVSQGLKQLAKERADWVIGLIANQDDKLMVSAWREAMAFDSRRRLDQIRCPTLVVAASNDDAVPFHHAKMLHDGITGSRLVMIDGAGHALIWTHPDELVRVTDEFLGG; from the coding sequence ATGAGCTCTGTTCCGGTGCCCTCAGATCTCGTCTACTTCACCGAGCGCGGATCGGGACCGCCCCTCCTGCTCATACATGGGTTGATGATCACTGGGGAGATGTTCGAGCCGGTCATCGAACATCTTGCAGCCCGGCATCGCGTGATTGTTCCAGACCTGCGCGGCCACGGGCGGAGTCGGGGACTTGCGCCGCCGTATACGGCGGCACAGCTTGCATCTGACCTGTCGCGCCTGCTCGACCATCTGGGCATCGACTCTACCGCGGTGCTCGGCTATTCGCAGGGCGGTGCAATTGCGCAACAACTGGTCCTTGACCACCCCCGTCGATGCGACCACCTCGTGCTCGCATGCACCTACGCCTTCAACATGGCGACATTTCGCGAAAGGATCGAAGGCCACATCGTTCCGTTTCTCGTCCACGCCCTCGGCATGAGGCGGTTTGCGAAGCTCCTCGTCTCACAAGGGTTGAAGCAGCTTGCCAAGGAGCGTGCCGACTGGGTTATCGGCCTCATCGCGAACCAGGACGACAAGTTGATGGTGTCCGCGTGGAGGGAGGCGATGGCGTTCGACAGCAGGCGCCGCCTGGACCAGATCAGATGTCCGACGCTCGTCGTCGCCGCCTCGAACGATGACGCGGTCCCGTTCCACCACGCGAAGATGCTCCACGACGGAATCACCGGGTCTCGGCTCGTCATGATCGATGGCGCTGGCCACGCGCTCATCTGGACGCATCCCGACGAGCTTGTGCGGGTGACGGACGAATTCCTCGGGGGCTGA
- a CDS encoding ADP-ribosylglycohydrolase family protein translates to MSPGVASLLVRSEMRGVGHTREAARLGSHRFPRRHESPMTHGSATLKALRDLSAGAHWALCGASGEFAAGSGAAMRVAPLAFMLDPEVENDRRVVRDVARITHRNEEAYAGAVAVIVAIRARARSSVRDLLDEAAAITPDSAVRDRLLELQTLRKSPATIATEFGNSGRVVDTVPLALYVARSNMSLSLETLLAEAAGLGGDTDTIAAIAGQISGAGVDCADLPWPRIQQIAEIAHVERGVNAFTRLLS, encoded by the coding sequence ATGTCGCCCGGAGTTGCCTCCTTGCTGGTGCGCTCGGAGATGCGTGGGGTGGGCCATACGAGGGAGGCGGCGCGCTTGGGGTCGCACCGTTTCCCTCGGCGCCACGAATCTCCGATGACACATGGTTCCGCTACTCTCAAGGCCCTGCGCGACCTATCCGCTGGCGCGCATTGGGCACTCTGCGGCGCGTCGGGTGAATTCGCTGCTGGTAGTGGCGCTGCTATGCGGGTCGCGCCGCTGGCATTCATGCTCGACCCCGAAGTCGAGAATGACCGCCGAGTTGTTCGTGATGTCGCACGTATCACGCACAGAAACGAAGAGGCCTATGCCGGTGCGGTCGCCGTGATTGTCGCCATTCGCGCCCGCGCCCGGTCGAGCGTCCGGGATCTACTGGACGAAGCGGCTGCGATTACGCCGGACTCCGCCGTGCGCGACAGGCTCCTGGAGCTCCAAACGCTCCGCAAATCCCCCGCTACGATTGCAACCGAATTTGGGAATTCTGGCCGCGTCGTCGACACGGTTCCGCTCGCGCTATACGTGGCGCGCTCGAACATGTCGTTATCGCTGGAGACTCTGCTGGCCGAGGCGGCTGGCCTCGGCGGTGACACAGATACGATTGCTGCAATTGCCGGTCAGATCTCGGGCGCTGGTGTAGACTGCGCCGATCTTCCCTGGCCCAGGATCCAGCAGATCGCCGAGATCGCTCACGTAGAGAGGGGGGTGAATGCGTTCACGAGACTGCTTTCGTAG